The DNA sequence GCGGGAAAGCCGTCGCGCCCATGAGTCTCGGGCGACGCGCCTGCGTCACCCGCGTCAGCCGCTTGTCACCCGAGCGAGCTCGGGGGAACCGCACTTTCCACACCGTTGTTTGACGGGCCAGCGCCTTCGTACTAACGCGAGCGCGTGCCGGTTCGACGGTCCGACGATCCCGCAGCGGCGCGCGATTCCCGCACTGGCGCGATCTACAGCAGACCGCATGGCATCGCCGCCAGCTCAGCGTCCCCGGGGGTGTTGCCCGACCCTGCACGCCTACAGCCGCGGGCACAGGGGTTGCTGGGTTGGCGCCCCGGCATGCGGCTCCCGGCCGTCGTTGCGCTCTCGTGTCTGCTCCTCGCCCGCGTGGCCCCGGCGGGCTCGCGGCGCTGCGGCGACGACGTCGACGGGCACGCCACCGCGGTGCCCTGCGATTGCGGGGACGTGCTGGTCAGCGGCCGCACCCTCGGCGACGCGGACCCGATCACGCAGCACGCCTGCGACGGCGATGGCCTGCTCGTCCTGCTGCCCGCGGGCACGGCGGGCGCCGTCCTGGATCTCGGCAACCACGTCCTCGCCGGCGATCACCAGGGCGTCGGCCTGCGGGTGGTGAGCGGCGGCGACGGCGGGCTGACGCTCAAGGGCCCGGGGGCCGTGCGCGCCTTCCGGATCGGCATCGACGCGCCCGCCGGTGCGCTCGGACGGGTCGCGGACGTCATCGCCGCGGACAACGATGCCGACGGGTTCAACGTCGCCGGCACGGGATTCACGATCACGAGCTGCGAGGCGACGCACAATGGCCGCGACGGCTTCGCGCTCCGCGGCCTGCGCTACCGGGTCGAGGGCAACCGGGCGACGGAGAACGGCCGCTACGGCTTCTCGCTGGCCGGCCGCGACGCGGCGCTGGGCGACGCGCTCGGCAACGAGGCGACGGGCAATCACCGCGACGGGCTCGTCGTACGGGGACGGGACCACGACGTGGCGCACCCGGTCGCCACCGCCAACGGCGCCGGCGGCATCCGGGCCCGGCTCGCCGGCGGCCGGGTCCGCGGCGCCGTCGCGATCGGCAACCGCGGCGCCGGCGTGCACGCCACGGCGCACGACGTCACGATCTCGGCCAGCGAGGCCCACGACAACGGCCGCGGGGGCATCGACGTCCGGGGCTCCCGCGTGCGCGACGGCGGCGGCAACCGGGCGCCGCGGTGCCGGGTTGGAGCGCTCTGTCGATGAGCGGCCGCCTGCGGGGAGCGGTGCTGGCGACCGTCGCGCTCCTGCTGACGAGCGCGCCGCGCCCGGCGCGCGCCGCGTGCAGCGCGGCGGGTGGGTGCCCGAAGCTCGTCTCGACGTGCTGCGGCGCCACGAGCTGCACCCTCGACGGCACGATCACCGTGACCGACACCGCGTGCGCGCTCGACTTCGGCAGCCGAGACGTCACGCTCAGCGGCGCGCTCGATGCCGGCGCGCACGTGGTCACGATCACGGCGGGGAGCCTGCACATCACGGGCCGGCTGAGCGCCACCGGGAGCCAGGGGATCATCCGGGTGCAGGCGCCGCCCGGCGGCACCCTCGGTCGCGTGGGCGTGCCGGGCCTGAGCCTCACCGACCGCGGACGGATCGACCTGTCCGGGACCAACGGCGCGACGCTGATCGTCGTCGCCGATGGAGCGGTCGAGCTCAGCGGCGCTCAGGGGAGCCTGGTCAAGGCCGACGCGACGGATGCCGGGGGCGCCGGCGGGACCATCGACCTCACGTCGCGGGGCGAGTCGGTCACCATCGGGATGCCCCTGTCGCTCGCAGGCGGCGACGGGGGCCTCGGCGGCACGCTTCGGCTCTCCGCCGCGACGGACCTGACGTTCACCCCCTCGGCCACCTCGGTATCCGTCGCCGCCGGCTTCGAGGCGGGCAACCTGGAGCTCGACGGCGGGCGGACGGTCGCCTTGCAGCTCGGCTCGAAGCTCGT is a window from the Deltaproteobacteria bacterium genome containing:
- a CDS encoding right-handed parallel beta-helix repeat-containing protein; translation: MRLPAVVALSCLLLARVAPAGSRRCGDDVDGHATAVPCDCGDVLVSGRTLGDADPITQHACDGDGLLVLLPAGTAGAVLDLGNHVLAGDHQGVGLRVVSGGDGGLTLKGPGAVRAFRIGIDAPAGALGRVADVIAADNDADGFNVAGTGFTITSCEATHNGRDGFALRGLRYRVEGNRATENGRYGFSLAGRDAALGDALGNEATGNHRDGLVVRGRDHDVAHPVATANGAGGIRARLAGGRVRGAVAIGNRGAGVHATAHDVTISASEAHDNGRGGIDVRGSRVRDGGGNRAPRCRVGALCR